Proteins co-encoded in one Qingrenia yutianensis genomic window:
- a CDS encoding DUF4320 family protein, protein MRKRLKDKRGSGYIDVAVIVLSAILVIALATSVFPVYIAKSQLDSFTQELCREAEICGKVGSETSSRELTLKERLGISPNVEWSKSGAIQLNEEFTVTATLEYDIGFGAFASFPITLASKAIGKSEVYHK, encoded by the coding sequence ATGCGGAAAAGGCTGAAAGATAAAAGAGGCAGCGGATACATAGACGTTGCGGTTATCGTGCTATCTGCGATTTTGGTAATCGCACTGGCAACAAGCGTGTTTCCGGTATATATAGCAAAATCGCAGCTTGACAGTTTTACGCAGGAATTATGCCGTGAAGCCGAGATATGCGGAAAAGTCGGAAGTGAAACCTCAAGCCGTGAACTTACGCTAAAAGAGCGGCTCGGAATTTCTCCGAATGTGGAATGGTCAAAATCAGGTGCAATTCAGCTGAATGAGGAATTTACCGTGACGGCAACATTGGAGTATGATATCGGATTCGGAGCATTTGCGTCATTTCCGATAACACTTGCCTCAAAGGCAATCGGAAAGAGTGAGGTGTATCACAAATGA
- a CDS encoding DUF3852 domain-containing protein has translation MKIKRLAVVIMALTILAVTAVSVYAAGDVASAVESTWTTARGQIKTVVNNVVFPVLDLILAVFFFVKLGSAYFDYRKSGQFEWTAPAILFACLVFVLTAPTYLWSILGM, from the coding sequence ATGAAAATTAAAAGATTAGCGGTTGTAATTATGGCTTTAACAATTCTTGCAGTAACAGCGGTTTCGGTATATGCGGCAGGCGATGTTGCGTCGGCGGTTGAAAGTACATGGACAACGGCAAGGGGACAGATAAAGACAGTGGTAAACAATGTTGTGTTTCCCGTGCTGGATTTGATTCTGGCGGTGTTTTTCTTTGTGAAACTCGGCAGTGCATATTTTGATTACCGAAAAAGCGGTCAGTTTGAATGGACTGCGCCTGCAATCCTGTTTGCGTGTCTGGTGTTTGTTTTAACCGCTCCGACATATCTTTGGAGCATACTCGGAATGTAA
- a CDS encoding DUF6550 family protein — protein sequence MKKKTRIVLIGTAVILLSVISGVVVYKNTIPNKPPEIITENETEKLNSNVTVDINTEREDIPEYREITDEETGETVIAEVQKNEPPEIKPTTPPEKPKSEDSYTNPEKPPEYKKEQTVVEKKVETNSETNKKQTSEKGKVYVDGFGYVDKAGETKTQTGVSDGDINKMVGSMD from the coding sequence ATGAAAAAGAAAACAAGAATTGTCTTGATAGGAACAGCGGTAATACTGCTGTCGGTTATATCCGGTGTGGTTGTTTATAAAAACACGATTCCCAATAAGCCACCGGAAATTATAACGGAAAACGAGACTGAAAAATTAAACTCAAATGTGACTGTAGACATCAACACGGAACGGGAGGATATTCCGGAATATAGGGAAATCACGGACGAAGAAACAGGGGAAACGGTGATTGCCGAGGTACAGAAGAACGAACCTCCCGAAATAAAACCGACAACACCTCCCGAAAAGCCGAAATCCGAGGATAGCTATACCAATCCTGAAAAGCCGCCGGAATATAAAAAGGAGCAGACGGTCGTTGAGAAAAAGGTTGAAACAAATTCCGAAACAAATAAAAAACAGACCTCCGAAAAAGGGAAGGTATATGTAGACGGATTCGGATATGTTGATAAAGCGGGAGAAACAAAAACACAGACCGGAGTATCTGACGGCGACATCAATAAAATGGTCGGATCTATGGATTGA
- a CDS encoding conjugal transfer protein TrbL family protein yields MFVFDWFLDWIYGKVMGFIQTFFTYISGMGAEIFELPWIQAVIEFFRLFGWSMYVVALVVAVFDTAIAWQNGQGNIKDAALGAIKGFMAVNLFTVVPIELYKLSIEVQNSLGQAMSGLYSGSLSDLSELSSAQLLPFQSEINPFNLFTIIALGYAVTKVFFANIKRGGIIMTNIAVGSLYIFGLTRGHYDGFVDWCKQVIAICVTAFLQNSLLFAGLLTFGDHMLLGLGIMLAANEVPRIADRFGLDTSSKVNIMSTYYATQAAVRTTQAVMKAVSK; encoded by the coding sequence TTGTTTGTTTTCGATTGGTTTTTAGACTGGATTTACGGCAAAGTAATGGGGTTTATTCAGACATTTTTCACATATATAAGCGGTATGGGCGCAGAAATATTCGAATTGCCGTGGATACAGGCGGTAATAGAATTTTTCAGGCTGTTCGGCTGGTCGATGTATGTTGTGGCATTGGTGGTTGCGGTGTTTGATACGGCAATCGCCTGGCAGAACGGTCAAGGAAATATAAAGGACGCTGCATTGGGAGCAATCAAAGGTTTTATGGCAGTAAACTTATTTACTGTCGTGCCGATAGAGTTATATAAGCTGTCAATAGAGGTTCAAAATAGTCTCGGACAAGCAATGTCGGGGCTATACAGCGGTTCGCTTTCCGATTTGTCGGAGTTATCGTCAGCGCAGCTTTTGCCATTCCAATCCGAAATTAATCCGTTTAATTTATTTACCATAATTGCTTTGGGTTATGCGGTAACAAAGGTGTTTTTCGCAAATATCAAGCGAGGCGGCATTATAATGACAAACATTGCGGTTGGAAGCCTGTATATATTTGGACTGACAAGAGGGCATTATGACGGCTTTGTAGATTGGTGCAAACAGGTGATAGCAATATGCGTGACGGCATTTCTGCAAAATTCGCTTTTGTTTGCCGGACTTCTGACATTCGGCGATCATATGCTTTTGGGACTCGGAATAATGCTTGCGGCAAATGAGGTGCCGAGGATAGCCGACAGATTCGGACTTGACACATCATCAAAAGTTAATATTATGAGTACATATTATGCAACGCAGGCGGCGGTACGCACAACACAAGCAGTAATGAAGGCTGTATCAAAATAA